A DNA window from Kitasatospora atroaurantiaca contains the following coding sequences:
- a CDS encoding 3-oxoacyl-ACP reductase, whose translation MTNRLDGRVAVITGAGSGIGLATARRFAAEGAKVVCVDLDEVSGKAAAVEVGGLFVQADVTDEDAVRAMYETAVAEYGRLDIAFNNAGISPPDDDSILTTGLDAWKRVQDVNLTSVYLCCKYAIPHMQRQGKGSIINTASFVAVMGAATSQISYSASKGGVLAMSRELGVQFAREGIRVNALCPGPVNTPLLQELFAKDPERAARRLVHIPLGRFAEPEEIAAAVAFLASDDSSFMTANTFLVDGGISGAYVTPQ comes from the coding sequence ATGACCAACCGTCTCGACGGCCGCGTGGCCGTCATCACCGGTGCGGGCAGCGGCATCGGGCTCGCCACCGCCCGCCGGTTCGCCGCCGAGGGTGCGAAGGTGGTCTGCGTCGACCTCGACGAGGTGTCGGGCAAGGCCGCCGCCGTGGAGGTCGGCGGACTCTTCGTCCAGGCGGACGTGACCGACGAGGACGCCGTCCGCGCGATGTACGAGACCGCGGTGGCCGAGTACGGGCGACTGGACATCGCCTTCAACAACGCGGGCATCTCGCCGCCGGACGACGACTCGATCCTGACCACCGGGCTCGACGCCTGGAAGCGCGTCCAGGACGTCAACCTGACCAGCGTCTACCTCTGCTGCAAGTACGCCATCCCGCACATGCAGCGGCAGGGCAAGGGCTCGATCATCAACACCGCCTCCTTCGTCGCGGTGATGGGCGCGGCCACCTCGCAGATCTCCTACAGCGCCTCCAAGGGCGGCGTGCTCGCGATGTCGCGCGAGCTGGGTGTGCAGTTCGCCCGGGAGGGCATCCGGGTCAACGCGCTCTGCCCGGGGCCGGTCAACACCCCTCTGCTGCAGGAGCTGTTCGCGAAGGACCCGGAGCGGGCCGCCCGCCGCCTGGTGCACATCCCCCTCGGCCGGTTCGCCGAGCCGGAGGAGATCGCCGCCGCCGTCGCCTTCCTGGCCAGTGACGACTCCTCCTTCATGACCGCGAACACCTTCCTGGTGGACGGCGGCATCTCCGGCGCGTACGTGACTCCTCAGTGA
- a CDS encoding M48 family metalloprotease, whose protein sequence is MSEQTLAGDGGPLRGGARLFSTPSGTRLRFATLIGLALGTTALVHTNFAGLMLHRQGTSDPSARCQVRSGLYLLRDGWSDPDEGKWQTYWGCMRHQTVPVLTWVLVAVLLLLLLAAVLHRVQPTWRVRRRRLAPLDLNADAALAEELAALVRRAELTDPPTFLTDPLGHRTGGVAFGHRRRRLVCLDAGLLALRGRDPEAFRAVVLHELAHLRNRDVTVTHATLAVWRAFLVVTLVPFALTIVDPMLVTATPLTLPRWSHYTLAFNANTAWRIVALVMLVYASRASVLRARELYADARVALWTGTADPYRGFTDQARPRFWRWHTWWANHPGRAARTAALQRPHSLLRPGVGEMLAAGIAVQITWNHLWQTLVTAGVANAENSWHMVLRIAWSSAVAALLGVSGLRYAEFRRAGGRARGAAALSGLALGLGLVAGRFLDVAAAGRERSLPVTWIGAADALLLLGCATAVSCWAGYLAGLLGSRRRSRHGLLAAAALLLLCYVLLGRWTEEDGADGVLRYLLAPESAQLRRYAAEVGWTTWDSGAVHAVVFAFIEDSDRVLMVAALAALWLVPLLLGGIPMPRVRAALLAGLGAGAAWAVLDVALRAAAHRSVAAGVRAGDAFAVVFSSWEIVGIAAVQLVLSVLLARRRFGLPSTLLACTVTGAVGAAGLVGLHLADGCGLVGALARTTCTRTMDDALAARPLQVVPILGTVAALVGAALGGGLRLLRERTEGLAAVPDHRVAAGGRTVRVVAVAIVAACVASVAFPPAATRDVLKVDEAGRSAPPPNRGEAVRAIWYVGGGWDRILGVQRRMGWMFEAFQPFDPAMAQDRCTQLASSVRDARAFPAPPEATSAEAWTGLLDSVERGAELCAKAADPFDDSLMSESARSFKAANARMAELVAMVPR, encoded by the coding sequence GTGTCCGAGCAGACCCTCGCCGGTGACGGCGGGCCATTACGCGGTGGCGCCCGGCTGTTCTCCACCCCCTCCGGCACTCGGCTGCGCTTCGCCACGCTGATCGGGCTCGCCCTCGGCACGACCGCGCTGGTCCACACCAACTTCGCCGGGCTCATGCTGCACCGCCAGGGCACCTCCGACCCCTCGGCGCGCTGCCAGGTGAGGAGCGGCCTGTACCTCCTCAGGGACGGGTGGTCGGATCCGGACGAGGGGAAGTGGCAGACCTACTGGGGCTGCATGCGGCACCAGACCGTGCCGGTCCTGACCTGGGTGCTCGTCGCGGTCCTCCTGCTGCTCCTGCTCGCGGCGGTCCTCCACCGGGTCCAGCCCACCTGGCGGGTGCGCCGCCGCCGGCTCGCCCCGCTGGACCTGAACGCCGACGCCGCACTCGCCGAGGAACTGGCGGCCCTGGTCCGCCGCGCGGAACTGACCGACCCGCCGACGTTCCTGACCGACCCGCTCGGCCATCGCACCGGGGGAGTGGCGTTCGGCCACCGCCGTCGCCGCCTCGTCTGCCTGGACGCGGGCCTGCTCGCCCTGCGCGGACGCGACCCCGAGGCCTTCCGGGCCGTCGTGCTCCACGAGCTCGCGCACCTCAGGAACCGGGATGTGACGGTCACCCACGCCACCCTCGCCGTCTGGCGCGCCTTCCTCGTCGTCACGCTGGTGCCGTTCGCGCTCACGATCGTCGACCCGATGCTGGTCACCGCCACTCCGCTCACGCTGCCCCGGTGGTCCCACTACACGCTGGCCTTCAACGCGAACACCGCTTGGCGGATCGTGGCGCTGGTGATGCTCGTCTACGCCTCCCGGGCCTCGGTGCTCCGAGCCCGTGAGCTGTACGCGGACGCCCGGGTGGCATTGTGGACGGGCACCGCCGACCCCTACCGGGGCTTCACCGACCAGGCCCGTCCCCGGTTCTGGCGATGGCACACCTGGTGGGCCAACCACCCCGGCAGGGCCGCCCGGACGGCTGCGCTGCAGCGGCCGCACTCGCTGCTGCGCCCCGGCGTCGGAGAGATGCTGGCCGCGGGCATCGCCGTGCAGATCACCTGGAACCACCTGTGGCAGACCCTGGTGACGGCGGGTGTGGCCAACGCGGAGAACAGCTGGCACATGGTCCTGCGGATCGCGTGGAGCTCGGCCGTGGCCGCGCTGTTGGGGGTGTCGGGCCTGCGGTACGCCGAGTTCCGGCGCGCGGGCGGCCGGGCACGCGGCGCCGCCGCCCTGTCGGGGCTCGCCCTCGGCCTCGGCCTGGTGGCCGGGCGGTTCCTCGACGTCGCCGCCGCCGGCCGTGAGCGCTCGCTGCCGGTCACCTGGATCGGGGCCGCGGACGCACTTCTGCTGCTCGGCTGCGCGACCGCCGTGTCCTGCTGGGCCGGGTACCTGGCCGGGCTGCTCGGCTCCCGGAGGCGGTCCCGGCACGGCCTGCTCGCGGCAGCGGCACTCCTGCTGCTCTGCTACGTCCTGCTGGGCCGCTGGACGGAGGAGGACGGTGCGGACGGAGTGCTCCGCTACCTGCTCGCCCCCGAGTCCGCCCAGCTGCGCCGCTATGCGGCGGAGGTGGGATGGACGACGTGGGACTCCGGGGCCGTCCATGCCGTGGTGTTCGCCTTCATCGAGGACAGCGACCGGGTGCTGATGGTCGCGGCCCTGGCAGCCCTGTGGCTGGTGCCGCTGTTGCTCGGGGGAATACCGATGCCGCGGGTCCGGGCCGCGCTGCTCGCGGGCCTGGGCGCCGGGGCGGCCTGGGCCGTCCTGGACGTGGCGCTGCGCGCGGCCGCCCACCGGTCGGTCGCGGCCGGAGTGAGGGCGGGGGACGCCTTCGCGGTGGTCTTCTCCTCCTGGGAGATCGTGGGTATCGCCGCCGTCCAACTGGTGCTGTCGGTGCTGCTCGCGCGCCGACGCTTCGGTCTGCCCTCAACGCTGCTGGCCTGCACGGTCACCGGAGCGGTAGGTGCTGCCGGTCTGGTGGGGCTGCACCTGGCCGACGGCTGCGGCCTGGTCGGGGCACTGGCCCGGACGACGTGCACCCGCACGATGGACGACGCGCTGGCGGCCCGGCCGCTGCAGGTCGTACCGATCCTCGGCACGGTCGCGGCACTCGTCGGGGCGGCGCTCGGCGGCGGCCTCCGGCTGCTGCGTGAGCGTACCGAAGGCCTGGCCGCCGTCCCCGACCACCGGGTCGCGGCCGGTGGCCGCACGGTGCGGGTCGTGGCGGTCGCGATCGTGGCCGCCTGTGTGGCTTCGGTGGCGTTCCCGCCGGCGGCCACCCGGGACGTGCTCAAGGTCGACGAAGCGGGGCGGAGCGCACCGCCTCCGAACCGCGGCGAAGCGGTGCGCGCCATCTGGTACGTGGGAGGAGGCTGGGACCGGATCCTGGGCGTTCAGCGGCGCATGGGGTGGATGTTCGAGGCGTTCCAGCCCTTCGACCCGGCCATGGCCCAGGACCGGTGTACGCAGCTCGCCTCGTCGGTGCGCGACGCTCGGGCCTTTCCGGCGCCACCCGAAGCCACGTCGGCGGAGGCCTGGACGGGCCTGCTCGACAGCGTCGAGCGCGGCGCCGAGCTGTGCGCGAAGGCAGCCGATCCGTTCGACGACAGCCTCATGAGCGAGTCCGCCCGGTCCTTCAAGGCGGCCAACGCGCGGATGGCGGAGCTGGTGGCCATGGTGCCGCGCTGA